The following are encoded together in the Populus trichocarpa isolate Nisqually-1 chromosome 5, P.trichocarpa_v4.1, whole genome shotgun sequence genome:
- the LOC7464695 gene encoding CST complex subunit STN1, whose protein sequence is MDQRLQNTHVKLLAFDLLSLAQTPSFSTYDPITFTRKNTTISRTEILGVITSRELKPNKFLKFTIDDGTGCVTCVLWLNQLTSPYFSRRNPANVKLIADMAAHFASEIKIGLVARVRGRIAGYRGAVQVTVSDVVVERDPNVEAFHWLDCIRLARNCYNVVAGGAF, encoded by the coding sequence ATGGATCAGAGACTGCAAAACACACACGTAAAGCTCTTAGCCTTCGATCTCCTTTCTCTAGCCCAAACTCCCTCGTTCTCCACCTACGACCCGATCACCTTCACTCGCAAAAACACTACCATCTCCCGCACCGAAATCCTAGGCGTCATCACCTCCCGCGAGCTAAAACCAAACAAATTTCTCAAATTCACAATTGACGACGGCACTGGCTGCGTCACCTGCGTTCTCTGGCTCAACCAGCTCACCTCTCCTTACTTTTCACGCCGTAATCCTGctaatgttaaattaattgcTGACATGGCTGCTCATTTTGCATCGGAGATTAAAATCGGACTCGTGGCTAGAGTTCGTGGCAGGATTGCAGGATACAGAGGTGCGGTGCAGGTTACGGTGTCTGATGTTGTGGTCGAGAGGGATCCTAACGTGGAGGCTTTTCATTGGTTGGATTGTATTAGGTTGGCCCGTAATTGTTATAATGTGGTTGCTGGTGGCGCCTTTTAA